One Oncorhynchus kisutch isolate 150728-3 linkage group LG13, Okis_V2, whole genome shotgun sequence DNA window includes the following coding sequences:
- the LOC109878885 gene encoding hemicentin-1 isoform X2, protein MDYPLVWVLILVLLNFTTDVSGQVVVPSMNPLAVGSNVTLNLVPQSPINIGTWSYETTIIVLFYPNGSSVSTSYQGRVSFNRSSSELSISSLQLNDSGLYTVQGMEPVLYAVVTLSVREPISNVTLRANATDLVELNDTAMFTCSVSSGTSLSYRWLNGSSEVTASDRVRLGGGNSTLTIVSVTRHDEGPFRCEVINGISNGTSQPIGLNVRYGPSNLTMMVVPEMTIGHTAYKTGSDITLFCSAQSKPAESYKWGFNGTFLNEQSPQLSLQNIRENQTGSYACLAHNNVTLQVASMTTMINIVEPISAVSLNRDGKPPILDQSFTLRCEVTGPVNYIIWLMNGQLISLNNRTFFSTDNNTMVINPIQFSDNGEYLCEAFNAVSNLTSIAYNHVVNFGPERPAITSPDIAMTGHIVTFNCSASSQPPSQFSWFFNGSQMAAGSVYETGPLTLASNGEYTCVAFNNITGRNRTVSKMLTIIVPVTTSTVKVIGAQPIADYMFTLTCETSGTIYSIQWMRNGWPLYADNRTDFSMNNNTLTFNSVQHSDNGDYQCSASNPFSNMTSPYYKLIVNYGPEMPIITGPALGETGHSVTFNCSASSQPLSQFSWFFNGSQVATGSKYDTGPLTLASHGEYTCVAFNNITIRNRTVSKMLTVVAPVTMTMVKVIGAQPILNERFSLTCGTAGTVYSIQWMRNGWPLYADNRTDFYMNNNTLTFNSVQHSDKGDYQCSASNPFSNMTSPYYKLIVNYGPEMPIITGPALGETGHSVTFNCSASSQPPSQFSWFFNGSQMAAGSVYETGPLALANNGEYTCVAFNNITGRNRTVSKMLTIIVPVTTSTVKVIGAQPIADYMFTLTCETSGTIYSIQWMRNGWPLYADNRTDFSMNNNTLTFNSVQHSDNGDYQCSASNPFSNMTSPYYKLIVNYGPEMPIITGPALGETGHSVTFNCSASSQPLSQFSWFFNGSQVATGSKYDTGPLTLASHGEYTCVAFNNITIRNRTVSKMLTVVAPVTMTMVKVIGAQPILNERFSLTCGTAGTVYSIQWMRNGWPLYASNRTDFYMNNNTLTFNSVQHSDKGDYQCSASNPFSNMTSPYYKLIVNYGPEMPIITGPALGETGHSVTFNCSASSQPLSQFSWFFNGSQVATGSKYDTGPLTLASHGEYTCVAFNNITVRNSTVSKMLIVIAPVTMTMVKVIGAQPILNERFSLTCGTAGTVYSIQWMRNGWPLYASNRTDFSMNNNTLTFNSVQHSDKGDYQCSASNPFSNMTSPYYKLIVNYGPEMPIITGPALGETGHSVTFNCSASSQPLSQFSWFFNGSQVATGSKYDTGPLTLASHGEYTCVAFNNITVRNSTVSKMLIVIAPVTMTMVKVIGAQPILNERFSLTCGTAGTVYSIQWMRNGWPLYASNRTDFSMNNNTLTFNSVQHSDKGDYQCSASNPFSNMTSPYYKLIVNYGPEMPIITGPALGETGHSVTFNCSASSQPLSQFSWFFNGSQVATGSKYDTGPLTLASHGEYTCVAFNNITVRNSTVSKMLIVIAPVTMTMVKVIGAQPILNERFSLTCGTAGTVYSIQWMRNGWPLYASNRTDFSMNNNTLTFNSVQHSDKGDYQCSASNPFSNMTSPYYKLIVNYGPEMPIITGPALGETGHSVTFNCSASSQPLSQFSWFFNGSQVATGSKYDTGPLTLASHGEYTCVAFNNITVRNSTVSKMLIVIAPVTMTMVKVIGAQPILNERFSLTCGTAGTVYSIQWMRNGWPLYASNRTDFSMNNNTLTFNSVQHSDKGDYQCSASNPFSNMTSPYYKLIVNYGPEMPIITGPALGETGHSVTFNCSASSQPLSQFSWFFNGSQVATGSKYDTGPLTLASHGEYTCVAFNNITVRNSTVSKMLIVIAPVTMTMVKVIGAQPILNERFSLTCGTAGTVYSIQWMRNGWPLYASNRTDFSMNNNTLTFNSVQHSDKGDYQCSASNPFSNMTSPYYKLIVNYGPEMPIITGPALGETGHSVTFNCSASSQPLSQFSWFFNGSQVATGSKYDTGPLTLASHGEYTCVAFNNITVRNSTVSKMLIVIAPVTMTMVKVIGAQPILNERFSLTCGTAGTVYSIQWMRNGWPLYASNRTDFSMNNNTLTFNSVQHSDKGDYQCSASNPFSNMTSPYYKLIVNYGPEMPIITGPALGETGHSVTFNCSASSQPLSQFSWFFNGSQVATGSKYDTGPLTLASHGEYTCVAFNNITVRNSTVSKMLIVIAPVTMTMVKVIGAQPILNERFSLTCGTAGTVYSIQWMRNGWPLYASNRTDFSMNNNTLTFNSVQHSDKGDYQCSASNPFSNMTSPYYKLIVNYGPEMPIITGPALGETGHSVTFNCSASSQPLSQFSWFFNGSQVATGSKYDTGPLTLASHGEYTCVAFNNITVRNSTVSKMLIVIAPVTMTMVKVIGAQPILNERFSLTCGTAGTVYSIQWMRNGWPLYASNRTDFSMNNNTLTFNSVQHSDKGDYQCSASNPFSNMTSPYYKLIVNYGPEMPIITGPALGETGHSVTFNCSASSQPLSQFSWFFNGSQVATGSKYDTGPLTLASHGEYTCVAFNNITVRNSTVSKMLIVIAPVTMTMVKVIGAQPILNERFSLTCGTAGTVYSIQWMRNGWPLYASNRTDFSMNNNTLTFNSVQHSDKGDYQCSASNPFSNMTSPYYKLIVNYGPEMPIITGPALGETGHSVTFNCSASSQPLSQFSWFFNGSQVATGSKYDTGPLTLASHGEYTCVAFNNITVRNSTVSKMLIVIAPVTMTMVKVIGAQPILNERFSLTCGTAGTVYSIQWMRNGWPLYASNRTDFSMNNNTLTFNSVQHSDKGDYQCSASNPFSNMTSPYYKLIVNYGPEMPIITGPALGETGHSVTFNCSASSQPLSQFSWFFNGSQVATGSKYDTGPLTLASHGEYTCVAFNNITVRNSTVSKMLIVIAPVTMTMVKVIGAQPILNERFSLTCGTAGTVYSIQWMRNGWPLYASNRTDFSMNNNTLTFNSVQHSDKGDYQCSASNPFSNMTSPYYKLIVNYGPEMPIITGPALGETGHSVTFNCSASSQPLSQFSWFFNGSQVATGSKYDTGPLTLASHGEYTCVAFNNITVRNSTVSKMLIVIAPVTMTMVKVIGAQPILNERFSLTCGTAGTVYSIQWMRNGWPLYADNRTDFSMNNNTLTFNSVQHSDKGDYQCSASNPFSNMTSPYYKLIVNYGPEMPIITGPALGETGHSVTFNCSASSQPLSQFSWFFNGFQVATASEYDTGPLTLASHGEYTCVAFNNITGINSTASKMLTVVGHSPAPPFQSRVGLMLTALLALSLCL, encoded by the exons ATGGATTATCCTCTGGTGTGGGTTCTCATCCTGGTGCTGCTTAACTTCACTACAG ATGTCTCTGGCCAGGTGGTGGTTCCCTCGATGAACCCCTTAGCTGTGGGCAGTAATGTCACACTGAACCTAGTTCCTCAAAGCCCCATCAACATAGGGACCTGGTCATATGAAACTACAATCATCGTACTTTTCTATCCTAATGGCAGTAGTGTGAGTACAAGTTATCAAGGCAGAGTCTCATTCAACCGTTCCTCCTCAGAGCTGTCCATAAGCTCTCTCCAACTCAACGACTCAGGTCTATATACCGTGCAGGGAATGGAGCCAGTCCTGTATGCTGTGGTGACCTTGTCTGTCCGGG AGCCCATTTCAAACGTGACTCTAAGGGCCAACGCTACTGATCTAGTGGAATTGAACGACACTGCCATGTTCACCTGCTCTGTCTCCTCTGGCACCTCCCTCTCCTACCGCTGGCTGAATGGCAGCTCAGAGGTCACAGCTAGTGACAGAGTTCGGCTTGGTGGTGGGAACAGCACTCTCACCATAGTCAGTGTGACACGACACGATGAAGGGCCGTTCAGATGTGAGGTCATCAACGGAATCAGCAATGGCACCAGCCAGCCCATTGGCCTCAATGTTAGAT ATGGCCCAAGTAACCTCACCATGATGGTAGTTCCTGAGATGACCATAGGACATACAGCCTACAAGACGGGCTCTGACATCACTCTGTTCTGCTCCGCTCAGTCCAAACCCGCTGAGTCCTACAAGTGGGGGTTTAATGGGACGTTCCTCAATGAGCAAAGCCCACAGCTCAGCCTGCAGAACATCAGGGAGAACCAGACAGGAAGTTATGCCTGCTTAGCCCACAACAATGTCACACTCCAAGTCGCCTCCATGACCACAATGATAAATATCGTGG AGCCGATATCAGCGGTTTCGTTGAACCGTGATGGGAAGCCACCGATACTGGATCAGTCGTTCACTCTGCGGTGTGAGGTGACTGGACCTGTAAACTACATTATATGGCTGATGAATGGCCAGCTCATCTCCCTAAATAACAGAACATTCTTCTCTACGGACAACAACACAATGGTTATCAACCCAATCCAATTTTCTGACAATGGAGAATATCTCTGTGAGGCCTTTAATGCTGTTAGCAACCTGACCAGCATAGCATACAATCATGTGGTGAACT TTGGACCAGAGAGGCCTGCTATAACTAGTCCGGATATAGCAATGACAGGACACATCGTGACCTTCAATTGCTCAGCCTCCTCTCAGCCTCCCAGCcagttcagctggttcttcaaTGGCTCCCAGATGGCGGCTGGCTCAGTGTATGAGACTGGCCCACTGACCTTAGCCAGTAATGGAGAGTACACCTGTGTGGCCTTCAACAACATCACTGGCAGAAACAGAACTGTCTCCAAGATGCTCACCATCATTG TTCCAGTAACCACGTCCACGGTTAAAGTCATTGGTGCCCAGCCAATTGCAGACTACATGTTTACTCTGACTTGTGAGACATCTGGAACCATTTACTCCATTCAGTGGATGAGGAACGGCTGGCCTCTGTATGCTGACAACAGAACAGACTTCTCTATGAACAACAATACACTGACATTCAACTCTGTCCAGCATTCTGACAACGGAGACTATCAGTGTTCTGCCTCCAACCCCTTCAGCAACATGACCAGCCCATACTACAAACTGATCGTCAACT ATGGACCGGAGATGCCAATAATAACAGGACCAGCATTAGGAGAAACAGGACACAGCGTGACCTTCAACTGCTCAGcttcctctcagcctctcagccagttcagctggttcttcaaTGGCTCCCAGGTGGCAACTGGCTCAAAGTATGATACAGGCCCACTGACTTTAGCCAGTCATGGGGAGTACACCTGTGTGGCCTTCAACAACATCACTATCAGAAACAGAACTGTCTCCAAGATGCTCACTGTCGTTG CACCTGTGACCATGACAATGGTGAAAGTCATTGGAGCCCAGCCAATACTGAACGAGAGATTCTCTCTGACCTGTGGCACCGCTGGAACGGTTTACTCCATTCAGTGGATGAGGAACGGCTGGCCTCTGTATGCTGACAACAGAACAGACTTCTATATGAACAACAATACACTGACATTCAACTCTGTCCAGCATTCTGACAAAGGAGACTATCAGTGTTCTGCCTCCAACCCCTTCAGCAACATGACCAGCCCATACTACAAACTGATCGTCAACT ATGGACCGGAGATGCCAATAATAACAGGACCAGCATTAGGAGAAACAGGACACAGCGTGACCTTCAACTGCTCAGCTTCCTCTCAGCCTCCCAGCcagttcagctggttcttcaaTGGCTCCCAGATGGCGGCTGGCTCAGTGTATGAGACTGGCCCACTGGCCTTAGCCAATAATGGAGAGTACACCTGTGTGGCCTTCAACAACATCACTGGCAGAAACAGAACTGTCTCCAAGATGCTCACCATCATTG TTCCAGTAACCACGTCCACGGTTAAAGTCATTGGTGCCCAGCCAATTGCAGACTACATGTTTACTCTGACTTGTGAGACATCTGGAACCATTTACTCCATTCAGTGGATGAGGAACGGCTGGCCTCTGTACGCTGACAACAGAACAGACTTCTCTATGAACAACAATACACTGACATTCAACTCTGTCCAGCATTCTGACAACGGAGACTATCAGTGTTCTGCCTCCAACCCCTTCAGCAACATGACCAGCCCATACTACAAACTGATCGTCAACT ATGGACCGGAGATGCCAATAATAACAGGACCAGCATTAGGAGAAACAGGACACAGCGTGACCTTCAACTGCTCAGcttcctctcagcctctcagccagttcagctggttcttcaaTGGCTCCCAGGTGGCAACTGGCTCAAAGTATGATACAGGCCCACTGACTTTAGCCAGTCATGGGGAGTACACCTGTGTGGCCTTCAACAACATCACTATCAGAAACAGAACTGTCTCCAAGATGCTCACTGTCGTTG CACCTGTGACCATGACAATGGTGAAAGTCATTGGAGCCCAGCCAATACTGAACGAGAGATTCTCTCTGACCTGTGGCACCGCTGGAACGGTTTACTCCATTCAGTGGATGAGGAACGGCTGGCCTCTGTATGCTAGCAACAGAACAGACTTCTATATGAACAACAATACACTGACATTCAACTCTGTCCAGCATTCTGACAAAGGAGACTATCAGTGTTCTGCCTCCAACCCCTTCAGCAACATGACCAGCCCATACTACAAACTGATCGTCAACT ATGGACCGGAGATGCCAATAATAACAGGACCAGCATTAGGAGAAACAGGACACAGCGTGACCTTCAACTGCTCAGcttcctctcagcctctcagccagttcagctggttcttcaaTGGCTCCCAGGTGGCAACTGGCTCAAAGTATGATACAGGCCCACTGACCTTAGCCAGTCATGGGGAGTACACCTGTGTGGCCTTCAACAACATCACTGTCAGAAACAGCACTGTTTCCAAGATGCTCATTGTCATTG CACCTGTGACCATGACAATGGTGAAAGTCATTGGAGCCCAGCCAATACTGAACGAGAGATTCTCTCTGACCTGTGGCACCGCTGGAACGGTTTACTCCATTCAGTGGATGAGGAACGGCTGGCCTCTGTATGCTAGCAACAGAACAGACTTCTCTATGAACAACAATACACTGACATTCAACTCTGTCCAGCATTCTGACAAAGGAGACTATCAGTGTTCTGCCTCCAACCCCTTCAGCAACATGACCAGCCCATACTACAAACTGATCGTCAACT ATGGACCGGAGATGCCAATAATAACAGGACCAGCATTAGGAGAAACAGGACACAGCGTGACCTTCAACTGCTCAGcttcctctcagcctctcagccagttcagctggttcttcaaTGGCTCCCAGGTGGCAACTGGCTCAAAGTATGATACAGGCCCACTGACCTTAGCCAGTCATGGGGAGTACACCTGTGTGGCCTTCAACAACATCACTGTCAGAAACAGCACTGTTTCCAAGATGCTCATTGTCATTG CACCTGTGACCATGACAATGGTGAAAGTCATTGGAGCCCAGCCAATACTGAACGAGAGATTCTCTCTGACCTGTGGCACCGCTGGAACGGTTTACTCCATTCAGTGGATGAGGAACGGCTGGCCTCTGTATGCTAGCAACAGAACAGACTTCTCTATGAACAACAATACACTGACATTCAACTCTGTCCAGCATTCTGACAAAGGAGACTATCAGTGTTCTGCCTCCAACCCCTTCAGCAACATGACCAGCCCATACTACAAACTGATCGTCAACT ATGGACCGGAGATGCCAATAATAACAGGACCAGCATTAGGAGAAACAGGACACAGCGTGACCTTCAACTGCTCAGcttcctctcagcctctcagccagttcagctggttcttcaaTGGCTCCCAGGTGGCAACTGGCTCAAAGTATGATACAGGCCCACTGACCTTAGCCAGTCATGGGGAGTACACCTGTGTGGCCTTCAACAACATCACTGTCAGAAACAGCACTGTTTCCAAGATGCTCATTGTCATTG CACCTGTGACCATGACAATGGTGAAAGTCATTGGAGCCCAGCCAATACTGAACGAGAGATTCTCTCTGACCTGTGGCACCGCTGGAACGGTTTACTCCATTCAGTGGATGAGGAACGGCTGGCCTCTGTATGCTAGCAACAGAACAGACTTCTCTATGAACAACAATACACTGACATTCAACTCTGTCCAGCATTCTGACAAAGGAGACTATCAGTGTTCTGCCTCCAACCCCTTCAGCAACATGACCAGCCCATACTACAAACTGATCGTCAACT ATGGACCGGAGATGCCAATAATAACAGGACCAGCATTAGGAGAAACAGGACACAGCGTGACCTTCAACTGCTCAGcttcctctcagcctctcagccagttcagctggttcttcaaTGGCTCCCAGGTGGCAACTGGCTCAAAGTATGATACAGGCCCACTGACCTTAGCCAGTCATGGGGAGTACACCTGTGTGGCCTTCAACAACATCACTGTCAGAAACAGCACTGTTTCCAAGATGCTCATTGTCATTG CACCTGTGACCATGACAATGGTGAAAGTCATTGGAGCCCAGCCAATACTGAACGAGAGATTCTCTCTGACCTGTGGCACCGCTGGAACGGTTTACTCCATTCAGTGGATGAGGAACGGCTGGCCTCTGTATGCTAGCAACAGAACAGACTTCTCTATGAACAACAATACACTGACATTCAACTCTGTCCAGCATTCTGACAAAGGAGACTATCAGTGTTCTGCCTCCAACCCCTTCAGCAACATGACCAGCCCATACTACAAACTGATCGTCAACT ATGGACCGGAGATGCCAATAATAACAGGACCAGCATTAGGAGAAACAGGACACAGCGTGACCTTCAACTGCTCAGcttcctctcagcctctcagccagttcagctggttcttcaaTGGCTCCCAGGTGGCAACTGGCTCAAAGTATGATACAGGCCCACTGACCTTAGCCAGTCATGGGGAGTACACCTGTGTGGCCTTCAACAACATCACTGTCAGAAACAGCACTGTTTCCAAGATGCTCATTGTCATTG CACCTGTGACCATGACAATGGTGAAAGTCATTGGAGCCCAGCCAATACTGAACGAGAGATTCTCTCTGACCTGTGGCACCGCTGGAACGGTTTACTCCATTCAGTGGATGAGGAACGGCTGGCCTCTGTATGCTAGCAACAGAACAGACTTCTCTATGAACAACAATACACTGACATTCAACTCTGTCCAGCATTCTGACAAAGGAGACTATCAGTGTTCTGCCTCCAACCCCTTCAGCAACATGACCAGCCCATACTACAAACTGATCGTCAACT ATGGACCGGAGATGCCAATAATAACAGGACCAGCATTAGGAGAAACAGGACACAGCGTGACCTTCAACTGCTCAGcttcctctcagcctctcagccagttcagctggttcttcaaTGGCTCCCAGGTGGCAACTGGCTCAAAGTATGATACAGGCCCACTGACCTTAGCCAGTCATGGGGAGTACACCTGTGTGGCCTTCAACAACATCACTGTCAGAAACAGCACTGTTTCCAAGATGCTCATTGTCATTG CACCTGTGACCATGACAATGGTGAAAGTCATTGGAGCCCAGCCAATACTGAACGAGAGATTCTCTCTGACCTGTGGCACCGCTGGAACGGTTTACTCCATTCAGTGGATGAGGAACGGCTGGCCTCTGTATGCTAGCAACAGAACAGACTTCTCTATGAACAACAATACACTGACATTCAACTCTGTCCAGCATTCTGACAAAGGAGACTATCAGTGTTCTGCCTCCAACCCCTTCAGCAACATGACCAGCCCATACTACAAACTGATCGTCAACT ATGGACCGGAGATGCCAATAATAACAGGACCAGCATTAGGAGAAACAGGACACAGCGTGACCTTCAACTGCTCAGcttcctctcagcctctcagccagttcagctggttcttcaaTGGCTCCCAGGTGGCAACTGGCTCAAAGTATGATACAGGCCCACTGACCTTAGCCAGTCATGGGGAGTACACCTGTGTGGCCTTCAACAACATCACTGTCAGAAACAGCACTGTTTCCAAGATGCTCATTGTCATTG CACCTGTGACCATGACAATGGTGAAAGTCATTGGAGCCCAGCCAATACTGAACGAGAGATTCTCTCTGACCTGTGGCACCGCTGGAACGGTTTACTCCATTCAGTGGATGAGGAACGGCTGGCCTCTGTATGCTAGCAACAGAACAGACTTCTCTATGAACAACAATACACTGACATTCAACTCTGTCCAGCATTCTGACAAAGGAGACTATCAGTGTTCTGCCTCCAACCCCTTCAGCAACATGACCAGCCCATACTACAAACTGATCGTCAACT ATGGACCGGAGATGCCAATAATAACAGGACCAGCATTAGGAGAAACAGGACACAGCGTGACCTTCAACTGCTCAGcttcctctcagcctctcagccagttcagctggttcttcaaTGGCTCCCAGGTGGCAACTGGCTCAAAGTATGATACAGGCCCACTGACCTTAGCCAGTCATGGGGAGTACACCTGTGTGGCCTTCAACAACATCACTGTCAGAAACAGCACTGTTTCCAAGATGCTCATTGTCATTG CACCTGTGACCATGACAATGGTGAAAGTCATTGGAGCCCAGCCAATACTGAACGAGAGATTCTCTCTGACCTGTGGCACCGCTGGAACGGTTTACTCCATTCAGTGGATGAGGAACGGCTGGCCTCTGTATGCTAGCAACAGAACAGACTTCTCTATGAACAACAATACACTGACATTCAACTCTGTCCAGCATTCTGACAAAGGAGACTATCAGTGTTCTGCCTCCAACCCCTTCAGCAACATGACCAGCCCATACTACAAACTGATCGTCAACT ATGGACCGGAGATGCCAATAATAACAGGACCAGCATTAGGAGAAACAGGACACAGCGTGACCTTCAACTGCTCAGcttcctctcagcctctcagccagttcagctggttcttcaaTGGCTCCCAGGTGGCAACTGGCTCAAAGTATGATACAGGCCCACTGACCTTAGCCAGTCATGGGGAGTACACCTGTGTGGCCTTCAACAACATCACTGTCAGAAACAGCACTGTTTCCAAGATGCTCATTGTCATTG CACCTGTGACCATGACAATGGTGAAAGTCATTGGAGCCCAGCCAATACTGAACGAGAGATTCTCTCTGACCTGTGGCACCGCTGGAACGGTTTACTCCATTCAGTGGATGAGGAACGGCTGGCCTCTGTATGCTAGCAACAGAACAGACTTCTCTATGAACAACAATACACTGACATTCAACTCTGTCCAGCATTCTGACAAAGGAGACTATCAGTGTTCTGCCTCCAACCCCTTCAGCAACATGACCAGCCCATACTACAAACTGATCGTCAACT ATGGACCGGAGATGCCAATAATAACAGGACCAGCATTAGGAGAAACAGGACACAGCGTGACCTTCAACTGCTCAGcttcctctcagcctctcagccagttcagctggttcttcaaTGGCTCCCAGGTGGCAACTGGCTCAAAGTATGATACAGGCCCACTGACCTTAGCCAGTCATGGGGAGTACACCTGTGTGGCCTTCAACAACATCACTGTCAGAAACAGCACTGTTTCCAAGATGCTCATTGTCATTG CACCTGTGACCATGACAATGGTGAAAGTCATTGGAGCCCAGCCAATACTGAACGAGAGATTCTCTCTGACCTGTGGCACCGCTGGAACGGTTTACTCCATTCAGTGGATGAGGAACGGCTGGCCTCTGTATGCTAGCAACAGAACAGACTTCTCTATGAACAACAATACACTGACATTCAACTCTGTCCAGCATTCTGACAAAGGAGACTATCAGTGTTCTGCCTCCAACCCCTTCAGCAACATGACCAGCCCATACTACAAACTGATCGTCAACT ATGGACCGGAGATGCCAATAATAACAGGACCAGCATTAGGAGAAACAGGACACAGCGTGACCTTCAACTGCTCAGcttcctctcagcctctcagccagttcagctggttcttcaaTGGCTCCCAGGTGGCAACTGGCTCAAAGTATGATACAGGCCCACTGACCTTAGCCAGTCATGGGGAGTACACCTGTGTGGCCTTCAACAACATCACTGTCAGAAACAGCACTGTTTCCAAGATGCTCATTGTCATTG CACCTGTGACCATGACAATGGTGAAAGTCATTGGAGCCCAGCCAATACTGAACGAGAGATTCTCTCTGACCTGTGGCACCGCTGGAACGGTTTACTCCATTCAGTGGATGAGGAACGGCTGGCCTCTGTATGCTAGCAACAGAACAGACTTCTCTATGAACAACAATACACTGACATTCAACTCTGTCCAGCATTCTGACAAAGGAGACTATCAGTGTTCTGCCTCCAACCCCTTCAGCAACATGACCAGCCCATACTACAAACTGATCGTCAACT ATGGACCGGAGATGCCAATAATAACAGGACCAGCATTAGGAGAAACAGGACACAGCGTGACCTTCAACTGCTCAGcttcctctcagcctctcagccagttcagctggttcttcaaTGGCTCCCAGGTGGCAACTGGCTCAAAGTATGATACAGGCCCACTGACCTTAGCCAGTCATGGGGAGTACACCTGTGTGGCCTTCAACAACATCACTGTCAGAAACAGCACTGTTTCCAAGATGCTCATTGTCATTG CACCTGTGACCATGACAATGGTGAAAGTCATTGGAGCCCAGCCAATACTGAACGAGAGATTCTCTCTGACCTGTGGCACCGCTGGAACGGTTTACTCCATTCAGTGGATGAGGAACGGCTGGCCTCTGTATGCTGACAACAGAACAGACTTCTCTATGAACAACAATACACTGACATTCAACTCTGTCCAGCATTCTGACAAAGGAGACTATCAGTGTTCTGCCTCCAACCCCTTCAGCAACATGACCAGCCCATACTACAAACTGATCGTCAACT ATGGACCGGAGATGCCAATAATAACAGGACCAGCATTAGGAGAAACAGGACACAGCGTGACCttcaactgctcagcctcctctcagcctctcagccagttcagctggttcttcaaTGGCTTCCAGGTGGCAACTGCCTCAGAGTATGATACTGGCCCACTGACTTTAGCCAGTCATGGGGAGTACACCTGTGTGGCCTTCAACAACATTACTGGCATAAACAGCACTGCTTCAAAGATGCTCACTGTCGTTG gcCACTCGCCTGCCCCTCCATTCCAGTCCAGAGTTGGTCTGATGCTGACGGCCCTgttagccctctctctctgcctctga